The Apium graveolens cultivar Ventura chromosome 11, ASM990537v1, whole genome shotgun sequence genome has a window encoding:
- the LOC141696770 gene encoding heavy metal-associated isoprenylated plant protein 28-like, which yields MSTIVEMMVHMDCSGCEKKIMKALSRLDGVENVEIDMEMQKVTVTGYVDQEKVLKTAGKNGRQAELWQFQYNADYQDFDQYYNNDQYQSQSNPTAYSSSDYNPTYTYYEHGYNVHKYSYEHQNAYSSTIHTQPALALFSDENTSACSIM from the exons ATGTCAACG ATTGTGGAGATGATGGTGCACATGGATTGTTCTGGATGTGAAAAGAAGATTATGAAAGCTCTTTCAAGATTAGATG GGGTTGAAAATGTTGAAATTGACATGGAAATGCAAAAGGTAACAGTGACAGGATATGTAGATCAAGAAAAGGTCCTAAAGACAGCTGGAAAAAATGGGAGGCAGGCTGAGTTGTGGCAATTTCAGTACAATGCTGATTACCAAGATTTTGATCAGTACTACAACAATGATCAGTACCAATCTCAGAGCAATCCCACAGCCTATTCTTCATCCGACTATAACCCTACGTATACCTATTACGAGCATGGGTACAATGTACATAAATACAGTTATGAGCATCAAAATGCTTACTCGAGTACAATCCACACTCAACCAGCTCTTGCTTTGTTCAGTGATGAAAATACTAGTGCTTGTTCGATAATGTGA